Proteins from one Pagrus major chromosome 1, Pma_NU_1.0 genomic window:
- the atf4a gene encoding cyclic AMP-dependent transcription factor ATF-4 isoform X2 — translation MTLSQLALEDVEALYLGPSFLMADPMGPLLDQDEEEALSPSSSLEGKAPASPPLSFSSYASSLSPYQTLSSSPHSSASPPPSPPPTSSFLGTKARADSLSLPWLGASDLLDAQVGADDGKDDAFAGMDWMSEKIDLSEFDLDSLIGSCSSDESPSSPEDLLASLDSHMDLDLDTLDTAIPTLHDSLELGLSLPSIPTLPLELPLPGAAEAEKTELAPDQEVVMKSEPPSPAPTPSPPSPAYTLELGSEVDVLDAEKTATPLTATIIPDPSGSIQTTSPIVLSLPPSSHIVVVLTNKDEPSLVSLPDQSINSSPSSSDCDSDSGIESVVSSPTRHPSPPPTPSPTAGSSRTKPYSKPEPADASSPSAKTPKVKSVSGAPKVVEKKLKKMEQNKTAATRYRQKKRVEQDLLSTELEGLEKRNHELAEKAESISREIQYLKDLMEEVRKHRRGKTSSVAQ, via the exons ATGACACTCTCCCAGCTGGCCTTGGAGGACGTGGAGGCCCTGTACTTAG GGCCCTCGTTTCTGATGGCTGACCCCATGGGGCCCCTTCTGGAccaagatgaagaagaagctctttctccctcctcctctctagAGGGGAAGGCGCCAGCTTCgccccccctctctttctcctcctatGCGTCTTCCCTGTCTCCCTACCAGACCTTGTCGTCCTCCCCACACTCttctgcctcccctcctccctctcctcctcccacgTCCTCATTCCTGGGAACCAAGGCCAGAGCGGACTCACTGTCCCTCCCCTGGCTGGGTGCCAGCGACCTGCTCGACGCCCAAGTTGGAGCAGATGATGGTAAAG ATGATGCTTTTGCGGGCATGGACTGGATGTCAGAAAAAATCGACCTGAGTGAATTTGACCTGGATTCCCTCATTGGCTCCTGCTCCTCCGATGAGTCTCCCAGCTCCCCCGAGGATCTCCTGGCCTCCCTCGACTCCCACATGGATCTGGATCTGGATACATTGGACACAGCCATCCCCACCCTCCACGACAGTCTGGAGCTGGGCCTGTCATTGCCCAGTATCCCCACTCTGCCTCTGGAGCTCCCTCTCCCTGGGGCAGCTGAGGCTGAGAAGACAGAGTTGGCTCCTGACCAGGAGGTTGTTATGAAGTCTGAGCCTCCCTCCCCAGCTCCCACGCCATCTCCCCCCTCTCCAGCCTACACATTAGAGCTGGGGAGTGAAGTGGATGTCCTGGATGCAGAGAAAACAGCCACACCCCTCACAGCCACCATCATTCCAGATCCCAGTGGAAGCATTCAGACCACCAGCCCCATTGTGCTCTCTCTTCCCCCCTCTAGCCACATTGTGGTGGTGCTCACCAACAAAGATGAGCCCTCCCTCGTGTCTCTCCCTGACCAGTCCATTAATAGCTCTCCTTCATCAAGCGATTGCGACAGCGACTCTGGCATCGAGTCAGTTGTAAGCTCACCTACTCgccacccctcccctcctcccaccCCCTCTCCAACAGCTGGATCCTCCAGGACCAAACCCTACTCCAAACCAGAGCCTGCCGATGCTTCCTCCCCCTCCGCCAAGACCCCCAAGGTCAAATCGGTGTCTGGTGCTCCAAAAGTGGTGGAGAAGAAACTAAAGAAGATGGAGCAGAACAAGACAGCAGCCACTCGctacagacagaagaagagggtCGAACAGGATTTGCTTTCTACAGAGCTCGAAGGGTTAGAGAAGAGGAACCATGAGTTGGCGGAGAAGGCGGAATCCATCAGCCGAGAGATTCAGTACCTGAAGGACCTGATGGAGGAAGTCCGTAAGCACCGCCGTGGAAAGACGAGCTCAGTGGCTCAGTAA
- the atf4a gene encoding cyclic AMP-dependent transcription factor ATF-4 isoform X1 translates to MTLSQLALEDVEALYLGPSFLMADPMGPLLDQDEEEALSPSSSLEGKAPASPPLSFSSYASSLSPYQTLSSSPHSSASPPPSPPPTSSFLGTKARADSLSLPWLGASDLLDAQVGADDGKADDAFAGMDWMSEKIDLSEFDLDSLIGSCSSDESPSSPEDLLASLDSHMDLDLDTLDTAIPTLHDSLELGLSLPSIPTLPLELPLPGAAEAEKTELAPDQEVVMKSEPPSPAPTPSPPSPAYTLELGSEVDVLDAEKTATPLTATIIPDPSGSIQTTSPIVLSLPPSSHIVVVLTNKDEPSLVSLPDQSINSSPSSSDCDSDSGIESVVSSPTRHPSPPPTPSPTAGSSRTKPYSKPEPADASSPSAKTPKVKSVSGAPKVVEKKLKKMEQNKTAATRYRQKKRVEQDLLSTELEGLEKRNHELAEKAESISREIQYLKDLMEEVRKHRRGKTSSVAQ, encoded by the exons ATGACACTCTCCCAGCTGGCCTTGGAGGACGTGGAGGCCCTGTACTTAG GGCCCTCGTTTCTGATGGCTGACCCCATGGGGCCCCTTCTGGAccaagatgaagaagaagctctttctccctcctcctctctagAGGGGAAGGCGCCAGCTTCgccccccctctctttctcctcctatGCGTCTTCCCTGTCTCCCTACCAGACCTTGTCGTCCTCCCCACACTCttctgcctcccctcctccctctcctcctcccacgTCCTCATTCCTGGGAACCAAGGCCAGAGCGGACTCACTGTCCCTCCCCTGGCTGGGTGCCAGCGACCTGCTCGACGCCCAAGTTGGAGCAGATGATGGTAAAG CAGATGATGCTTTTGCGGGCATGGACTGGATGTCAGAAAAAATCGACCTGAGTGAATTTGACCTGGATTCCCTCATTGGCTCCTGCTCCTCCGATGAGTCTCCCAGCTCCCCCGAGGATCTCCTGGCCTCCCTCGACTCCCACATGGATCTGGATCTGGATACATTGGACACAGCCATCCCCACCCTCCACGACAGTCTGGAGCTGGGCCTGTCATTGCCCAGTATCCCCACTCTGCCTCTGGAGCTCCCTCTCCCTGGGGCAGCTGAGGCTGAGAAGACAGAGTTGGCTCCTGACCAGGAGGTTGTTATGAAGTCTGAGCCTCCCTCCCCAGCTCCCACGCCATCTCCCCCCTCTCCAGCCTACACATTAGAGCTGGGGAGTGAAGTGGATGTCCTGGATGCAGAGAAAACAGCCACACCCCTCACAGCCACCATCATTCCAGATCCCAGTGGAAGCATTCAGACCACCAGCCCCATTGTGCTCTCTCTTCCCCCCTCTAGCCACATTGTGGTGGTGCTCACCAACAAAGATGAGCCCTCCCTCGTGTCTCTCCCTGACCAGTCCATTAATAGCTCTCCTTCATCAAGCGATTGCGACAGCGACTCTGGCATCGAGTCAGTTGTAAGCTCACCTACTCgccacccctcccctcctcccaccCCCTCTCCAACAGCTGGATCCTCCAGGACCAAACCCTACTCCAAACCAGAGCCTGCCGATGCTTCCTCCCCCTCCGCCAAGACCCCCAAGGTCAAATCGGTGTCTGGTGCTCCAAAAGTGGTGGAGAAGAAACTAAAGAAGATGGAGCAGAACAAGACAGCAGCCACTCGctacagacagaagaagagggtCGAACAGGATTTGCTTTCTACAGAGCTCGAAGGGTTAGAGAAGAGGAACCATGAGTTGGCGGAGAAGGCGGAATCCATCAGCCGAGAGATTCAGTACCTGAAGGACCTGATGGAGGAAGTCCGTAAGCACCGCCGTGGAAAGACGAGCTCAGTGGCTCAGTAA